The Alkalibaculum bacchi genomic interval CAGTAGTTAAACCAGGTAGAGTAATGTTTGAAATTGCTGGTGTATCAGAAGAACTAGCTCGTGAAGCTATGAGACTAGCACAGCACAAACTACCTATAAAGACAAAATTTATATCACGCAAGGATATTGAAGAGGAAGTGGGTGGACAATCCGATGAAGGCTAAAGAGATTAGAGAGCTAACTACTCCAGAATTAAATCAGAAATTAGTTGATTTAAAAGAAGAATTATTTAATCTAAGATTTCAAATGGCAACTGGCCAATTGGATAACCCAATGAGAATAAGAGAAGTAAAAAGAACTTATGCAAAGGTAAAAACAATTCTTAGAGAACGTGAAATAAAAGCATTAGAAGCTTAATGAAAGAAGGAGGTCTGACTAGTGGAAAGAGCATTTAGAAAGACGATAGTCGGAAAAGTTGTCAGCGATAAAATGGACAAAACGATCGTCGTTGCTGTTGAGACTTTTGTAAAGCACCCTCTTTACAATAAACGAGTTAAAAAAACAGTGAAGTTTAAAGCGCATGACGAAGAAAATGTATGCAAAATTGGCGATACAGTAAAATTAATGGAAACAAGGCCTTTAAGTAAAGATAAAAGATGGAGAATGGTCGACATCGTTAAGAAGGCACAATAATTACTGGTGCTGAAGGGAGGTAATAGTTATGATACAACAAGAAACTAGACTAAAAGTTGCAGACAATACTGGGGCGAAAGAACTTTTATGTATTAGAGTTCTAGGAGGTTCTGGTAAAAGATATGCAAAAGTTGGAGATATAATCGTTTGTTCTGTAAAAAGCGCAACGCCAGGCGGTGTTGTTAAAAAAGGTGACGTAGTAAAAGCGGTAGTAGTTCGTACAAAAAAATCTACTAGAAGAAATGACGGAAGCTATATTGCATTCGATCAAAACGCTGCTGTTATCATTAAAGATGATCAACAACCAAGAGGAACTCGTATATTCGGACCTGTAGCTAGAGAGCTAAGAGAAAAGAAATTTATGAAAATATTGTCCCTAGCACCAGAGGTACTATAAGAGGAGGTGACTTTATTGGCTAACAAAGTCCATGTGAAAAAAGATGATATAGTTATGGTAAACGCAGGTAAGAGCAAAGGCGTTAAAGGCAAAGTCTTAGCTGTTTACCCTAAAGAAAATAGAGTAGTCGTTGAAGGTGTTAATGTCATTACAAAACATATGAAACCTTCACAACAATCGCCTCAAGGCGGTATCGTAAAAAAAGAAGGAAAAATCCACGCTTCTAATGTATTATTATACTGTGAAAAATGCCAAAAAGGCGTTCGAGTTGGAAAGAAATTCTTAGAAGATGGTTCAAAAGTAAGATACTGTAAAAAGTGCGGAGAAACATTTAACAAGTAGTTGGGAAGGAGGTACTATTAGATGCCTAGATTAAAGGATAAATATACAACAGAAGTAATTCCAGCATTAATGGAAAAATTCAAATATAAAAACATTATGGAAGTTCCTAAACTAGAAAAAGTCGTTATCAATATGGGTTTGGGAGATGCCAAAGATAATTCAAAAGCTTTTGAAGCAGCAGTAAATGATTTGGCTATTATCTCAGGTCAAAAGCCGATAATAACAAAAGCAAAAAAATCTGTATCAAACTTTAAACTTAGAGAAGGTATGAACATCGGTACTAAAGTTACTCTAAGAGCTAACAGAATGTATGAATTTACGGATAAATTATTAAATATTGCATTGCCTAGAGTTAGAGACTTCAGTGGGGTTTCAAACAAGTCATTTGACGGAAGAGGAAATTACTCTTTAGGAATTAAAGAGCAATTGATTTTCCCAGAAATTGAATACGACAAAGTAGACAAAATAAGAGGTATGGATATCATTTTTGTAACGACTGCAAAGAGTGATGAAGAAGCATTGGAATTATTGACTTTGCTTGGAATGCCTTTTAAAAGATAATAGGAGGAATAACAAATGGCTAAAAAAGCAATGGTGAATAAACAACAAAAAACACCTAAGTATTCTACAAGGGCTTATAATAGATGCCGTATTTGCGGAAGACCTCACGGATATTTAAGAAAATACGGAGTTTGCAGAATATGTTTTAGAGAATTGGCTTATAAAGGCGAAATACCAGGCGTTAAAAAAGCAAGCTGGTAATTGATTTAGTGGAAGGAGG includes:
- the rplE gene encoding 50S ribosomal protein L5 — encoded protein: MPRLKDKYTTEVIPALMEKFKYKNIMEVPKLEKVVINMGLGDAKDNSKAFEAAVNDLAIISGQKPIITKAKKSVSNFKLREGMNIGTKVTLRANRMYEFTDKLLNIALPRVRDFSGVSNKSFDGRGNYSLGIKEQLIFPEIEYDKVDKIRGMDIIFVTTAKSDEEALELLTLLGMPFKR
- the rplN gene encoding 50S ribosomal protein L14, with the protein product MIQQETRLKVADNTGAKELLCIRVLGGSGKRYAKVGDIIVCSVKSATPGGVVKKGDVVKAVVVRTKKSTRRNDGSYIAFDQNAAVIIKDDQQPRGTRIFGPVARELREKKFMKILSLAPEVL
- the rplX gene encoding 50S ribosomal protein L24 → MANKVHVKKDDIVMVNAGKSKGVKGKVLAVYPKENRVVVEGVNVITKHMKPSQQSPQGGIVKKEGKIHASNVLLYCEKCQKGVRVGKKFLEDGSKVRYCKKCGETFNK
- a CDS encoding type Z 30S ribosomal protein S14; the protein is MAKKAMVNKQQKTPKYSTRAYNRCRICGRPHGYLRKYGVCRICFRELAYKGEIPGVKKASW
- the rpsQ gene encoding 30S ribosomal protein S17; protein product: MERAFRKTIVGKVVSDKMDKTIVVAVETFVKHPLYNKRVKKTVKFKAHDEENVCKIGDTVKLMETRPLSKDKRWRMVDIVKKAQ
- the rpmC gene encoding 50S ribosomal protein L29 — translated: MKAKEIRELTTPELNQKLVDLKEELFNLRFQMATGQLDNPMRIREVKRTYAKVKTILREREIKALEA